One stretch of Nitratiruptor tergarcus DSM 16512 DNA includes these proteins:
- the argF gene encoding ornithine carbamoyltransferase, giving the protein MRHFLTLKDFTKEEILEIITLAEQIKTETKRKEFVPYLENQTLAMIFEKSSTRTRVSFEVGIYQLGGIGLFLSKNDLQLGRGEPMKDTARVVSRMCDMVMIRTFEQAKLEEFAAYSKVPVINGLTNEYHPVQLMADYLTMREFGKAENPVVAYVGDGNNMAHSWLMLVSKLGFTLRIATPKGYEPAKNVVEDALRFAKESGAKIEFTNDPKEAVANADVVTTDTWISMGQEDEKEKRLKDFQGYMVDKQMMALAKPDAIFLHCLPAYRGYEVSEEIFEAHAEEIFTEAENRLHAQKGVMVWLDRKRRG; this is encoded by the coding sequence TTGAGACACTTTTTGACACTCAAAGATTTTACGAAAGAAGAGATTTTAGAAATTATTACATTAGCCGAGCAGATAAAAACAGAGACAAAACGCAAAGAGTTTGTGCCATATCTTGAAAATCAGACTCTTGCAATGATTTTTGAAAAGAGCTCTACACGTACGCGAGTAAGTTTTGAGGTGGGGATCTATCAGCTTGGAGGTATTGGTCTTTTTTTGAGTAAAAACGATTTGCAGCTAGGGCGTGGCGAGCCTATGAAAGATACCGCGCGGGTAGTGAGCCGTATGTGTGATATGGTTATGATCCGCACCTTCGAGCAGGCAAAACTTGAAGAGTTTGCGGCCTATAGTAAAGTGCCTGTTATTAATGGTCTTACAAACGAGTACCATCCTGTGCAACTCATGGCTGACTATTTGACTATGAGAGAGTTTGGAAAAGCCGAAAATCCCGTAGTTGCTTATGTGGGCGATGGGAACAATATGGCGCACTCATGGCTCATGCTAGTAAGTAAACTAGGATTTACACTCCGTATCGCAACGCCAAAAGGGTATGAGCCAGCAAAAAATGTGGTAGAAGATGCATTGCGTTTTGCCAAAGAGAGTGGAGCGAAGATAGAATTTACAAACGATCCCAAAGAGGCTGTTGCAAATGCTGATGTTGTAACCACTGATACTTGGATTAGTATGGGACAAGAGGATGAGAAAGAGAAGAGACTTAAAGATTTTCAAGGATATATGGTAGATAAGCAGATGATGGCATTAGCAAAACCTGATGCAATCTTTTTGCACTGTCTCCCTGCATATAGGGGATATGAAGTGAGTGAAGAGATTTTTGAAGCACATGCTGAAGAGATTTTTACAGAGGCGGAAAACAGGCTCCATGCCCAAAAGGGTGTTATGGTATGGCTTGATCGCAAAAGGAGAGGATAA
- the hemB gene encoding porphobilinogen synthase, which translates to MFKRFRRLRINPVLRDLVQEIRLDINDFIYPLFVRNGEGVKNEIASMPGVYQMSIDEILKECEELKSLGLKAVILFGIPDTKDSVGSEALCEHGIIARAVRAIKETHPDMFVVTDLCFCEYTDHGHCGVLDPKLQTVDNDSTLTLLAEQAIVHAKAGADMIAPSGMMDGMITAIRARLDEAGFSHIPIMSYSTKFASSYYGPFRDVAESAPSFGDRRSYQMNPANRREAILESIEDETEGADILMVKPALAYLDIVRDIREASMLPLAVYNVSGEYSMLKMAARAGVIDYERVMMETLLGFKRAGADIIITYHAKEAAKLL; encoded by the coding sequence ATGTTTAAAAGATTTAGAAGGCTTCGCATCAATCCAGTATTGCGCGATCTTGTCCAAGAGATAAGGCTCGATATCAACGATTTTATCTATCCTCTTTTTGTAAGAAACGGTGAGGGGGTAAAAAATGAGATAGCTTCTATGCCAGGAGTCTATCAGATGAGTATTGATGAGATCCTCAAAGAGTGTGAAGAGCTCAAATCTTTGGGACTCAAAGCAGTTATCCTCTTTGGTATCCCAGATACAAAAGATAGTGTAGGGAGTGAAGCGCTCTGTGAGCATGGTATTATTGCACGAGCTGTAAGAGCAATTAAGGAAACACATCCTGATATGTTTGTGGTGACAGATCTCTGTTTTTGTGAATACACCGATCACGGGCACTGTGGTGTGCTTGATCCAAAGTTGCAAACGGTAGATAATGATTCAACGCTCACTCTTTTAGCTGAGCAGGCAATTGTCCATGCAAAAGCGGGAGCCGATATGATAGCTCCAAGTGGTATGATGGATGGGATGATTACAGCTATTCGTGCTAGACTTGATGAAGCTGGTTTTAGCCATATTCCTATTATGAGTTATTCAACAAAGTTTGCCAGCTCATACTATGGTCCGTTTCGCGATGTGGCTGAGTCGGCTCCTAGCTTTGGAGATAGACGCAGTTATCAGATGAATCCTGCAAATAGACGAGAAGCGATTTTGGAAAGTATCGAAGATGAAACAGAAGGCGCAGATATTTTGATGGTAAAGCCAGCTCTAGCATATCTTGATATTGTGCGTGATATTAGAGAAGCAAGTATGCTTCCTTTAGCGGTTTATAATGTTAGTGGCGAGTACTCGATGCTCAAAATGGCAGCGCGCGCTGGTGTGATCGATTATGAACGGGTGATGATGGAGACGCTTCTAGGCTTTAAGAGGGCTGGTGCAGATATCATTATTACCTATCATGCCAAAGAGGCAGCAAAACTGCTATAA
- the ribA gene encoding GTP cyclohydrolase II: MDIKVSEKANLPTKYGDFTIQCFAQGCKEHLVIMKEPLGDVPVVRVHSECLTGDTLGSKKCDCGEQLEFALNYIAKHGGMVIYLRQEGRNIGLLNKVNAYALQDRGYDTIEANHQLGFSADERTYEMVEFILDFYGIKKIKLLTNNPKKIESLKDVEIIERIPIKVTPNPHNEKYLQIKKEKMGHLL, translated from the coding sequence ATGGATATAAAGGTAAGCGAAAAAGCCAATCTCCCAACAAAATATGGTGATTTCACAATACAGTGTTTTGCCCAAGGGTGCAAAGAGCATCTTGTGATTATGAAAGAGCCTCTCGGCGATGTACCGGTAGTGCGGGTACATTCAGAGTGTCTCACAGGAGATACCCTCGGCAGCAAAAAATGCGATTGCGGCGAGCAGTTAGAGTTTGCCCTTAACTACATCGCAAAGCATGGTGGTATGGTGATATATCTTCGCCAAGAGGGGCGCAATATCGGGCTTCTCAATAAAGTAAACGCCTATGCGCTCCAAGATAGAGGCTATGATACAATTGAAGCAAACCATCAGTTAGGTTTTAGTGCAGATGAGCGCACCTATGAGATGGTAGAGTTCATTCTCGACTTTTACGGCATCAAAAAGATAAAGCTCCTTACCAACAATCCAAAGAAGATCGAAAGCCTTAAAGATGTGGAGATTATTGAACGCATACCTATCAAAGTAACACCCAACCCCCACAATGAAAAATATCTTCAGATTAAAAAAGAGAAGATGGGGCATCTCCTATAA
- the rsmG gene encoding 16S rRNA (guanine(527)-N(7))-methyltransferase RsmG encodes MQDKLELFSQKLLEWNAIHNLTGAKTPQEVQNNINDSLYPLQFLDSTPQKALDIGTGAGFPGLVLAIAMPQTHWILVEPRKKRASFLHYIKTALKLDNVTVIPSRIEEIAPTKVDLITSRAVMPTKDLLQLAKDFIDKETTILLYKGEEVTRELDDITNYQIKQNGKRRYLFLKGKDVI; translated from the coding sequence TTGCAAGATAAGTTGGAGCTCTTTTCACAAAAATTGCTTGAGTGGAATGCCATTCACAATCTCACAGGAGCAAAAACTCCACAAGAGGTACAAAACAATATAAATGATTCGCTCTATCCTTTGCAGTTTTTAGACTCTACACCCCAAAAAGCCCTCGATATTGGCACAGGGGCAGGATTTCCTGGACTTGTGCTTGCAATTGCCATGCCACAGACTCATTGGATCTTGGTTGAGCCGCGAAAAAAACGTGCATCCTTTTTGCACTACATCAAAACAGCATTAAAGCTAGACAATGTCACAGTTATACCCTCTCGCATAGAAGAGATTGCGCCAACAAAAGTAGATCTCATTACATCACGAGCTGTAATGCCAACAAAAGATCTGCTACAATTGGCAAAAGATTTTATCGATAAAGAGACTACAATCCTTTTGTATAAAGGGGAGGAAGTAACAAGAGAGCTTGATGATATTACAAATTATCAAATCAAGCAAAATGGCAAACGCCGCTATCTTTTTTTAAAGGGAAAAGATGTTATTTAA
- a CDS encoding PP0621 family protein → MLFKILLLAAIIGGVYYFFIKKKPLPDKETDVMVECDKCGTYFSSKEAIIKDGKYYCSKKCAGVKE, encoded by the coding sequence ATGTTATTTAAAATTCTACTTTTAGCAGCTATTATTGGAGGAGTCTACTACTTCTTTATCAAAAAAAAGCCACTGCCAGATAAAGAGACAGATGTGATGGTCGAGTGTGATAAGTGTGGTACATATTTTAGTAGCAAAGAGGCAATTATCAAAGATGGTAAATACTACTGCTCTAAAAAATGCGCAGGAGTAAAAGAGTGA
- a CDS encoding alanine racemase, which yields MAYIKLSKNAFFHNLELIAKKAGGNEKVAIVLKDNAYGHGLLEIAKLASEYGIKRAVVRNTAEAKEIENLFDYILILADAPQQKEKFHYTINSLEDLKRFPTGSHIELKIDTGMHRNGIVPDELEEAFKIIQKRALNLKGVFTHFRSADELSSELFWQERNFDEVKKRSLELVKRYELPKPLFHSCNSAALFRKQRIEDDFARVGIAAYGYLETDEIFKSPPLKPVLSLWARRLSSRVLKKGQRVGYGGVFEADRDMVVSAYDIGYGDGIFRAQKSIVDGKILGRVSMDNIIVEGKQDKICIFDDAKRVAKEIGTISYEVLVKLSPNLARIVCE from the coding sequence ATGGCATATATAAAACTTAGTAAAAACGCCTTTTTTCACAATTTAGAGCTTATCGCCAAAAAAGCGGGTGGCAATGAGAAGGTTGCTATTGTTTTAAAAGATAATGCCTATGGGCATGGGCTTTTGGAGATTGCCAAGTTGGCAAGTGAGTATGGCATCAAAAGGGCTGTGGTAAGGAATACCGCTGAAGCTAAAGAAATAGAAAATCTTTTTGATTATATTCTCATTTTAGCTGATGCTCCACAGCAAAAAGAGAAGTTCCACTATACCATCAATAGCTTAGAAGATCTCAAAAGATTTCCCACTGGCTCTCATATTGAGCTTAAAATCGATACAGGGATGCACCGCAACGGTATTGTGCCAGATGAATTGGAAGAGGCTTTTAAAATTATTCAAAAAAGAGCGCTCAATCTCAAAGGCGTCTTTACCCATTTTCGCAGTGCAGATGAGCTAAGCAGTGAGCTTTTTTGGCAAGAGAGAAATTTTGATGAGGTAAAAAAGAGAAGTTTGGAGCTTGTTAAAAGGTATGAATTACCAAAGCCACTCTTTCACTCTTGCAACTCAGCAGCGCTCTTTCGAAAGCAAAGAATAGAGGATGATTTTGCTAGAGTCGGTATTGCAGCGTATGGCTATTTGGAAACTGATGAGATTTTTAAATCTCCTCCATTAAAACCGGTTCTTTCTCTTTGGGCAAGGAGGCTCTCTTCAAGAGTGCTTAAAAAAGGGCAGAGGGTAGGGTATGGAGGCGTGTTTGAAGCTGATCGTGATATGGTGGTTTCAGCTTATGATATTGGCTATGGTGATGGAATTTTTCGTGCTCAAAAAAGCATTGTAGATGGAAAGATTTTAGGGCGTGTGAGTATGGATAATATTATCGTAGAGGGCAAGCAAGATAAGATATGCATTTTTGATGATGCAAAAAGAGTAGCCAAAGAGATTGGTACAATCAGTTACGAAGTGCTTGTGAAACTAAGCCCCAACTTAGCGCGTATAGTTTGTGAGTAG
- a CDS encoding type II toxin-antitoxin system VapC family toxin, with protein MKIFLDANIILDILDIKREFHEYSVKTYEYLILNHQIFTSCDLITTIYYINAKIDKEKAILNIQKIIKTLTLIEFSNEDVEKACDLMLRDKDFKDLEDTLQYIMAKKQNCNMIISNDENFVSKDIEILNSKEFFNRFIKE; from the coding sequence ATGAAAATATTTTTAGACGCTAATATTATTTTAGATATTTTGGATATTAAAAGAGAATTTCATGAATATAGTGTAAAAACGTATGAATATTTAATTTTAAATCATCAAATTTTTACATCTTGTGATTTAATTACTACAATATATTATATTAATGCAAAAATTGATAAAGAAAAGGCAATATTGAACATTCAAAAAATTATAAAAACACTAACATTGATTGAATTTTCAAATGAAGATGTAGAAAAGGCGTGTGATTTGATGTTAAGAGATAAGGATTTTAAAGATTTAGAAGATACACTTCAATATATAATGGCAAAAAAACAAAATTGTAATATGATCATATCAAATGATGAAAATTTTGTTAGTAAAGATATAGAGATTTTAAATAGTAAAGAATTTTTTAATAGATTTATCAAAGAGTAG
- a CDS encoding ribbon-helix-helix protein, CopG family: MTVRKNFLLDEIIAKHLEEIAKKEKTTQSEVIRKLIEEKYQEYLKEEKLRAFQSIMQVEPGSLVGKTIQSVKEEMGNNI; this comes from the coding sequence ATGACTGTGAGGAAAAATTTTTTATTAGATGAAATCATAGCCAAACATTTGGAAGAGATTGCAAAAAAAGAAAAAACCACACAATCGGAAGTTATTAGAAAACTTATAGAAGAAAAATATCAAGAGTATCTCAAAGAGGAAAAACTAAGAGCTTTTCAATCTATTATGCAAGTTGAACCTGGAAGTTTAGTTGGAAAAACTATTCAATCTGTAAAAGAGGAGATGGGTAATAATATATGA
- the istB gene encoding IS21-like element helper ATPase IstB gives MHKEIHSINEQIQEYAALFKLPAIKESFSSIAQEAAKKNLSYSHFLLELFRYEHQKKIERSKATTLKMAGFPKVKTLEMFDFSSSAVDRNIINELSTLRFIENAENILLIGPSGVGKTHLAIALGYLATQARIKTKFITAADLLLQLEIAQQTNRLQYYFKKVINTVKLLIIDEFGYIKLNENQANLFFQVINKRYETGSIIITSNLSFTKFKEVLNNDEALTTAVLDRLIHHSHILNIQGESYRLKQKRKAGVLTRLDNNF, from the coding sequence ATGCATAAAGAGATACACAGTATAAATGAACAGATACAAGAGTATGCTGCGCTTTTTAAACTTCCTGCCATTAAAGAGAGCTTTTCATCCATAGCTCAAGAAGCAGCTAAAAAGAATCTTTCATACAGTCACTTTTTGCTTGAGCTTTTTAGATATGAACATCAAAAGAAGATAGAGCGTTCAAAAGCAACAACACTAAAAATGGCAGGCTTTCCAAAAGTAAAGACTCTGGAGATGTTTGATTTCTCATCTTCTGCGGTAGATAGAAATATTATTAATGAACTTTCTACTTTAAGATTTATAGAGAATGCCGAAAATATCCTGCTTATTGGACCAAGCGGTGTTGGGAAAACCCACCTGGCCATAGCTTTGGGATATTTGGCTACACAAGCAAGAATAAAAACAAAATTCATCACTGCAGCAGATCTGTTATTGCAACTTGAGATAGCCCAGCAGACAAACAGATTGCAGTACTATTTCAAAAAGGTTATCAATACAGTAAAACTCTTGATTATCGATGAATTTGGCTATATCAAGCTCAATGAAAACCAGGCCAATCTCTTTTTTCAGGTAATCAACAAAAGATATGAAACAGGTTCAATTATCATTACAAGCAATCTATCTTTTACAAAATTCAAGGAGGTGTTAAACAATGATGAAGCGTTAACTACTGCTGTTCTTGATAGACTTATTCACCATAGCCATATACTCAATATCCAAGGTGAAAGCTACAGGCTTAAGCAAAAAAGAAAAGCTGGTGTCCTTACTAGACTCGATAACAATTTTTAG
- the istA gene encoding IS21 family transposase, producing the protein MITYEEFVMVHTLYRQGYSIRAIARMTGLDRRTVSKRLKEDKLLPRKPRVYKSKLDPYKEYIKKRIAQGLPDKIPSTVIYREITAKGYEGKIRILQAFMSGLYKEHMNVKEEEVVRFETDPGEQAQADWTVIRRGKNPVYAFAMILGYSRYAFICFTDNMRFDSFINCHKKAFAFFGGVPRTILYDNLKSVVIEHNAYGNAKHRFNERFLDFSKEYGFIPKLCKPYRAKTKGKVERVIGYMKGNFYIPLKARLKNSSLVIDTKLLNSQIFQWLEIVHNRVHATTKQKPKELFIKEQKALLPLIISAKPKSLHNKNEYDNCIDKKLSLSNKKYKNSINIHNTAKSSLEEYDALLGVCHA; encoded by the coding sequence GTGATTACATACGAGGAGTTTGTGATGGTACATACACTTTACAGACAAGGATACAGCATAAGAGCTATTGCAAGGATGACAGGACTTGATAGAAGAACCGTATCCAAAAGACTCAAAGAGGATAAGCTTCTGCCAAGAAAACCGAGAGTTTACAAATCGAAGCTCGATCCATACAAAGAGTATATAAAAAAGAGAATAGCTCAAGGGTTGCCGGATAAAATTCCTTCAACGGTAATATACCGGGAGATTACAGCCAAAGGGTATGAGGGGAAGATAAGAATATTGCAGGCGTTTATGAGCGGGCTTTATAAAGAGCATATGAACGTAAAAGAGGAAGAGGTAGTACGATTTGAGACAGATCCGGGCGAGCAGGCGCAAGCTGACTGGACGGTGATACGAAGAGGGAAGAATCCCGTTTATGCCTTTGCGATGATTTTGGGCTATAGCAGATACGCATTTATCTGCTTTACAGACAATATGCGCTTTGATAGTTTTATAAATTGTCATAAAAAGGCTTTCGCCTTCTTTGGGGGAGTGCCAAGAACCATTCTTTACGACAACCTCAAAAGCGTGGTGATAGAGCATAACGCTTACGGGAATGCAAAACACAGATTTAATGAGAGGTTTTTGGATTTTTCCAAAGAGTATGGATTTATTCCAAAACTTTGTAAACCCTACAGGGCAAAAACAAAAGGGAAGGTAGAGAGAGTTATAGGCTATATGAAAGGAAACTTCTATATTCCTTTGAAAGCAAGACTCAAAAACTCTTCGCTTGTTATAGATACAAAGCTTCTTAACAGCCAGATATTTCAGTGGCTTGAAATCGTTCATAATAGAGTGCACGCAACAACGAAGCAAAAACCAAAAGAGCTCTTTATAAAAGAGCAAAAAGCTCTGCTGCCGCTAATAATTTCAGCCAAGCCAAAAAGCTTGCATAACAAAAATGAATATGACAATTGCATAGACAAAAAGCTTTCCTTGTCAAATAAAAAGTATAAAAACAGCATAAACATACATAATACAGCTAAGAGTTCTTTAGAGGAGTATGATGCGCTTTTGGGAGTTTGCCATGCATAA